Proteins from one Calditrichota bacterium genomic window:
- the mnmD gene encoding tRNA (5-methylaminomethyl-2-thiouridine)(34)-methyltransferase MnmD, translating into MKILKTADGLDTLYSEKYKQTFHSEHGVLQEANHVFLQGAGVAERLQKKLKTSVLEIGFGTGFNFFLTAQKAAETETRLEFTSIENDLLKYDLFQKLNHSKTASENNLYSPFLEWRDGQPKILPEGKYKIDFGKNIFLKLLIGDAIKVSLPEQEFNAVYLDAFSPDKNLELWTVSFFSKLLLAMKRNGKLSTYSAKGSVRRAMIEAGFEVTKMKGPLGKREILTARKIL; encoded by the coding sequence ATGAAAATTTTAAAAACAGCGGATGGTCTTGATACACTATATTCTGAAAAGTATAAACAAACCTTCCATTCAGAACACGGTGTTTTGCAGGAAGCCAATCATGTATTTTTACAAGGCGCGGGTGTTGCTGAAAGATTACAAAAAAAACTAAAAACATCGGTTTTGGAGATTGGTTTTGGTACAGGTTTTAATTTTTTCCTTACAGCGCAGAAAGCTGCCGAAACAGAAACCCGATTAGAATTTACATCAATTGAAAACGATCTTTTAAAATATGACCTCTTTCAAAAACTAAACCACAGTAAAACAGCCTCAGAAAACAATTTATATTCACCATTTTTGGAATGGCGCGACGGTCAGCCAAAAATTCTTCCAGAAGGAAAATATAAAATAGATTTTGGAAAAAACATTTTTTTGAAATTATTGATTGGTGATGCGATAAAAGTTTCTCTTCCAGAACAAGAATTTAATGCTGTTTATTTAGATGCATTTAGCCCGGATAAGAATCTGGAATTATGGACAGTTTCTTTTTTCTCAAAACTTCTTTTGGCCATGAAACGGAATGGGAAGCTAAGTACCTATTCAGCAAAAGGAAGTGTAAGAAGGGCAATGATAGAAGCTGGATTTGAAGTAACAAAAATGAAAGGGCCTTTAGGAAAAAGGGAAATATTAACTGCAAGGAAAATTTTATAA
- a CDS encoding Fic family protein, giving the protein MKLPTKPPNYNIVIKNIVESGNVDLLLKYNLNTTKQYYHWDKLKHLSPPDNLTNKEWWACIKYYRHSAAKIVPGLVDNFTKDFSFVLTDSISRDLHWLDMYAAGSIQSSSLITTPETRNTYLVKSLIEEAISSSQLEGASTTLPIAKEMIRQNRKPRDINEQMIFNNYHAMEFIREIKNESLTPEIILELHKLLTYKTLEKESKAGKYRTKNDKDDNVVVIDPNDGIILHIPSKASEVPQRVKALCHFANQVSDDEFVHPVIKSIVLHFMLAYIHPFTDGNGRTARALFYWSMANKKYWLMEFVSISRVIKQAPTQYGKAFLHTESDENDLTYFIIHQLKTIKQAIGDLFKYLDKKTKQLQDSEKLLEESKTFKNKLNFRQLTLLRHALKHPRFAYKISEHMNSHGIVYQTARNDLIQMAERFNLLIKVKAGKSFLFLSPDDLHERLKQG; this is encoded by the coding sequence ATGAAGTTACCCACAAAACCTCCTAACTACAATATTGTTATAAAAAATATAGTAGAATCTGGCAATGTAGATCTACTTTTAAAGTACAATCTCAATACAACTAAACAATATTATCATTGGGATAAGTTAAAACACTTGTCACCCCCAGATAACCTGACCAACAAAGAATGGTGGGCATGTATTAAATATTACAGACATAGTGCAGCGAAAATTGTACCCGGTTTAGTTGACAACTTCACTAAGGATTTTTCATTCGTTCTTACAGACTCCATTTCTCGTGACCTTCATTGGTTAGATATGTATGCAGCTGGAAGTATTCAATCGAGTTCCCTAATTACTACACCTGAAACTCGTAATACATATTTGGTAAAATCTTTGATAGAAGAAGCCATTAGTTCAAGCCAATTAGAGGGGGCATCAACAACACTTCCTATTGCAAAAGAAATGATCCGGCAAAATAGGAAACCCCGAGACATAAACGAGCAGATGATTTTTAATAATTATCATGCTATGGAATTTATCAGGGAAATAAAAAATGAAAGCCTTACACCAGAAATTATATTAGAGCTACACAAATTATTAACCTATAAAACCCTTGAAAAAGAAAGCAAAGCTGGAAAATATAGAACAAAGAATGATAAAGATGACAATGTTGTTGTTATAGACCCAAATGATGGAATAATCTTGCATATACCATCAAAAGCTTCTGAAGTACCTCAAAGAGTTAAGGCTCTCTGCCATTTTGCAAATCAAGTATCGGATGACGAATTTGTTCATCCTGTAATTAAATCAATAGTTCTGCATTTTATGCTTGCATACATTCATCCATTTACTGACGGCAATGGACGGACAGCCCGGGCCTTATTTTATTGGAGTATGGCTAATAAAAAGTACTGGCTTATGGAATTTGTTTCCATTTCCAGGGTTATTAAACAAGCCCCAACTCAATATGGTAAAGCATTTTTGCACACAGAATCTGATGAAAATGATTTGACATATTTTATCATACACCAACTTAAAACTATCAAACAAGCAATTGGCGATTTATTTAAATATCTTGATAAAAAAACAAAACAACTTCAAGATTCTGAAAAACTTTTAGAAGAAAGTAAAACTTTTAAAAATAAATTAAATTTCAGACAACTCACTTTATTAAGACACGCCCTTAAACATCCACGGTTTGCCTACAAAATATCTGAACACATGAACTCACATGGGATAGTCTATCAAACTGCCCGCAACGATTTAATTCAAATGGCTGAAAGATTTAATTTATTAATCAAAGTTAAAGCAGGAAAGTCTTTCTTATTTTTGTCACCGGATGATTTACATGAGCGGTTAAAACAGGGTTAA
- a CDS encoding endonuclease/exonuclease/phosphatase — translation MEYYIAFWNVENLFDVKDSPQRSEKLKRVLKNELTGWTAQVLEKKLDQLASIIKQMNNNSGPDLLGVCEVENAFVLEMLADKIAIDGRNYKISHDNSQDNRGIDVAFIYDSKKLKAHEQFSHFIQKRTATRDLFQVNFKTKYDNLLVVVGNHWPARMGGQYESEPYRMMAGETLGYFHERIREIYGKDVAVLAMGDFNDEPFNRSITEYARAEQTRTKVTRARSAKFLNMMWPLMGEGKGSYYNANDPNMLDQFLASKGLLTGNSGLKIKQDSVEVVQFAEMVNTGTYPTPIRFSRGKSLNKKGFSDHFPISIILKE, via the coding sequence ATGGAATATTATATTGCATTTTGGAATGTAGAAAATCTATTCGATGTAAAAGATTCACCACAAAGGTCGGAGAAATTAAAACGTGTTTTAAAAAATGAATTAACTGGCTGGACAGCCCAAGTGCTTGAAAAAAAGTTAGACCAGCTCGCCTCAATAATAAAACAAATGAACAATAATTCCGGTCCGGATTTACTTGGTGTTTGCGAAGTTGAAAATGCTTTCGTGCTGGAAATGTTGGCAGATAAAATTGCAATTGATGGACGTAATTATAAAATCTCTCATGACAATTCTCAGGACAATCGTGGCATTGATGTAGCCTTTATTTACGATTCTAAAAAACTAAAAGCCCATGAACAGTTTTCGCATTTTATCCAAAAACGTACAGCAACCCGTGATCTGTTCCAGGTAAATTTTAAAACAAAATATGATAACCTTTTAGTCGTAGTTGGCAATCATTGGCCTGCGCGAATGGGTGGGCAATACGAATCTGAGCCGTACCGCATGATGGCTGGGGAAACACTTGGTTATTTTCATGAGCGAATAAGAGAAATCTATGGCAAAGATGTTGCTGTTTTAGCAATGGGTGATTTTAATGACGAGCCTTTTAACCGCTCGATAACAGAGTATGCACGGGCTGAGCAAACACGTACAAAAGTTACCAGGGCACGCAGCGCAAAGTTTTTAAACATGATGTGGCCATTAATGGGCGAAGGGAAAGGAAGTTATTATAACGCGAATGATCCCAATATGCTGGACCAATTTTTGGCCTCCAAAGGATTATTAACAGGTAATTCAGGATTAAAAATTAAGCAAGATTCTGTTGAAGTAGTGCAGTTTGCTGAAATGGTCAACACCGGTACCTATCCCACTCCAATCCGTTTTAGTAGGGGCAAGTCATTAAACAAAAAGGGCTTTAGCGATCATTTCCCAATTTCGATCATATTAAAAGAATAG
- a CDS encoding GxxExxY protein, with protein MHINDLSGSIIDSAFHVHKSLGPGLLESTYEACLKYELQKRKIKVLLQISLPVNYDGLKIDAGYRIDLLIENMIIVELKSVERIMPIHEAQILTYLKLSKLKV; from the coding sequence ATGCACATAAATGATTTATCAGGTTCAATTATCGACTCAGCGTTTCATGTCCATAAGTCATTGGGTCCAGGATTACTTGAATCAACCTATGAGGCATGTTTAAAATATGAACTGCAAAAAAGAAAAATAAAAGTATTATTACAAATTTCTTTACCGGTTAACTATGATGGGTTAAAGATAGATGCTGGCTACCGGATTGATCTCTTGATTGAAAACATGATAATTGTAGAATTAAAATCTGTTGAAAGAATAATGCCCATCCATGAAGCCCAGATATTAACCTATCTAAAGCTAAGCAAACTAAAAGTTTGA
- a CDS encoding HIT domain-containing protein — protein sequence MHEETIFSKIIRKEIPSDMVYQDDTVTAFRDINPQAPTHILIIPNKIIPTMDDVTEADEQVLGHMVTVAAKIAREQGISENGYRVLINCRDHGGQEVYHLHMHLFGGRKLGPMLSR from the coding sequence ATGCATGAAGAAACAATCTTTAGTAAAATTATCCGCAAAGAAATTCCATCCGATATGGTTTACCAGGATGATACAGTTACTGCCTTCCGTGATATTAATCCGCAGGCACCGACGCATATTTTAATTATTCCCAATAAAATAATCCCAACCATGGATGATGTGACTGAAGCTGATGAACAAGTTTTAGGGCACATGGTTACAGTTGCTGCAAAGATTGCCCGAGAACAGGGAATATCGGAAAACGGTTACCGCGTTCTGATTAACTGCCGGGACCACGGTGGTCAGGAAGTCTATCATTTACACATGCATCTTTTTGGTGGCCGTAAACTTGGCCCGATGTTATCAAGATAA
- a CDS encoding T9SS type A sorting domain-containing protein → MHKIFIFLLILQVQLFADENKWIAIGDLHNWYSSSGAEREVGRRGIISDQQDGLRFPALYKFQDMQVAKALWIGTVDYNDPLLEGKLFSHKVVHNGPRVLNEESEFMPVEFRLVGKYHHPVVKVDGTPATNNLYADLVDEIDKNLVSDRMLYNVVNTGIGITMTRKIYAFSQQNHDNYHIYEYVFKNTGIFDKDGSTVNQTLKDVVFFFQYRYAPTREIGPYGYNFAPQSTSWGKSTMLDVRGEDPGSEDPFRALYSWLGRHSQESANLIGGPNTGGDGHLGAAQFVGSVVLHADKSAEDNSNDPNQPSTTHYLGSDESITANNSHFDSTKMVAEYAAMAKGHAIVRHADAVGNGYTDLFGGTPGGYSHTQGFGPYNLAPEDSIRIIIAEGVAGLSRELCYSVGDEWLNGDAPFSLPDGTTTSNRDEFKNAWVFTGRDSLFNTFTNAVLNYEGGYNIPDAPVPPDTFKVDSFDDYIQLTWSSNAEEDENFAGYSIFRALNRPDTTFEQIYSCGLNTDNPQVVNHYEDKDVSPGNDYYYYIQSFDNGATNNGTPLYSSLFWTKTNEPGFVKIDPNNIDDTEVKTIPQKFTLYQNYPNPFNPATKIRFYLDKPSETSIKIYDISGRVVTTIKKGFLNTGFHIVEFNASNFASGIYIYEVSSDQQRLRKKMTLLK, encoded by the coding sequence ATGCACAAAATATTTATTTTTTTGCTTATACTGCAAGTACAACTTTTTGCTGATGAGAATAAGTGGATTGCTATTGGAGACCTTCATAATTGGTATTCCAGTTCTGGAGCCGAGAGGGAAGTTGGCAGGCGTGGAATAATTTCAGACCAACAAGATGGTTTACGTTTCCCGGCACTTTATAAATTTCAAGACATGCAAGTCGCTAAGGCACTGTGGATTGGGACAGTTGATTACAATGATCCTTTGCTAGAAGGAAAATTATTTTCTCACAAAGTTGTGCACAATGGACCGCGGGTCTTAAATGAAGAAAGCGAATTTATGCCTGTTGAGTTTAGGCTTGTTGGAAAGTACCATCATCCAGTTGTTAAAGTAGACGGGACTCCCGCTACAAATAATCTTTATGCCGACCTTGTGGATGAAATTGACAAAAATCTTGTTTCAGATAGAATGCTATATAATGTTGTAAATACCGGAATTGGCATTACAATGACTCGCAAGATTTATGCTTTCAGCCAGCAAAATCATGACAACTACCATATATACGAATATGTTTTTAAAAATACTGGAATATTTGATAAGGATGGATCCACCGTTAATCAAACGTTAAAGGATGTGGTTTTCTTTTTTCAATACAGATATGCACCAACCCGTGAAATTGGTCCATATGGATATAACTTTGCACCTCAATCAACTTCGTGGGGAAAAAGCACTATGCTTGACGTTAGAGGTGAAGACCCAGGATCAGAAGATCCATTCAGGGCGTTATATTCCTGGCTTGGCAGACATTCACAAGAATCAGCGAATTTAATCGGCGGGCCTAATACAGGAGGTGATGGGCATTTGGGTGCTGCACAGTTTGTTGGTAGTGTTGTACTGCATGCAGATAAGTCCGCTGAGGATAATTCTAATGACCCAAACCAACCTTCGACAACACATTATCTCGGGTCCGATGAAAGTATCACTGCCAATAACAGCCATTTCGACTCTACAAAAATGGTTGCCGAATATGCAGCAATGGCTAAAGGGCATGCAATTGTTAGGCATGCTGATGCGGTTGGAAATGGGTATACCGATCTGTTTGGGGGTACACCAGGCGGTTATTCCCATACTCAGGGATTTGGCCCTTATAACCTGGCACCGGAAGATAGTATAAGAATAATAATTGCAGAAGGCGTCGCTGGGTTAAGCCGGGAATTATGTTATAGTGTAGGTGATGAATGGTTAAACGGGGATGCACCTTTTAGTTTACCAGATGGTACTACAACATCTAACCGGGATGAATTTAAAAATGCATGGGTTTTCACTGGAAGGGACTCATTATTTAATACATTTACAAATGCGGTTTTAAATTATGAAGGTGGCTATAATATCCCAGATGCTCCGGTTCCTCCCGATACATTTAAAGTAGATTCTTTTGATGATTATATACAATTGACCTGGTCTTCGAATGCTGAGGAGGATGAAAATTTTGCAGGATATTCAATATTTCGAGCGTTGAATAGACCCGATACAACTTTTGAACAAATTTATAGTTGTGGCTTAAATACAGACAATCCTCAGGTTGTAAATCATTATGAGGATAAAGATGTTAGCCCAGGCAATGATTACTATTATTATATCCAATCTTTTGACAATGGAGCTACCAATAATGGCACACCTCTTTATTCCAGTTTATTTTGGACGAAAACAAATGAGCCTGGATTTGTAAAAATCGATCCAAATAATATCGATGATACTGAAGTCAAAACAATTCCTCAGAAATTTACACTTTACCAGAACTATCCAAATCCATTTAACCCGGCGACAAAAATCCGCTTTTACTTAGACAAGCCCTCAGAAACATCTATCAAGATTTATGATATTTCCGGTCGGGTTGTTACCACAATTAAAAAAGGATTCCTAAATACCGGGTTTCATATAGTTGAGTTTAATGCATCAAACTTTGCTTCGGGAATTTATATTTATGAGGTAAGTTCAGACCAGCAGCGTCTCAGGAAAAAAATGACATTGTTAAAGTAG